Below is a window of Gemmatimonadota bacterium DNA.
CCTGAAGACCTCCTTTCTCAGGGTAAATTGTCCGATCTCAATATCCAGTCCAACGGGGTCCAGTCCTTTTGGGGTGGTCCCGTTTTCGGGACGTATTGGTATTCGGGGTCTGCCCTCAGCCATCCGTGAAACCCAACGCGGACGTGGTCGCCCCGGTTGGCGGAAGATGCGTGTACCATTAGATAATGGCATATCGCCACATCGCCTGCCTGTGCGACGACGGGGATTGGATCGTTGAGGGGGATGTCCGGCGCGCCTGTGCTGCCGGTTGTGCGCCATTTTTCCCCGAGGTCGATGTTGTTGGTATAAGCCCACGAAAATACCTGTCGCGGGCTGCCCGGCCATACGGTGAATGCGCCGTCGTGTGCATTTGTGTCTGTGAGGTAGGCCATGACGAGGAGGAGAAAGTGGGTGGGATAGACCGTGAGGCCATTGCCCTGGCGCGTGCCGTCGATATGCGCGCCGCCCGGTTCAAATTTTTTGGGTCCTGGCTGCGGAAATCGCAATATAGGGCTTAATCCCGGCTCATTGGTGACAGCCGGTCCGGCGAGTTCACGCACGATAGCTTTCAATTTGGGCGAGACACACATGGTCCGATCAATTGCAATGCCTTCCTGAGTTACATGCATGCCATTTTTGTCTTTGGGCCATGTTTTTGACTCATCGGGCACGATGCCGGTTTTGTGTTTTAATTCTTTTAGTCCCGCACGCACGCGGCCCGGATCAACCAGTCCCGGGACGATGACAAATCCGTCATTCACAAATTGCGCGACCTGCGCTTGTGTGAGGTGCGCTGTGCCTTGTGGCTTGGAAATAGACATGGGAATATCCCGAGGTTTTGAGGTTGGTATTACAATCCCGCGGGTAAGAGAATGAGTTCGGGTATTCGCGCACGCGAGGGCGTGGTCGCCACATACAGGCATGCATCGGCTACGTCTTCTGGTTTTAAGGCTTTGGCCATGACTTCTGGGGGCGTGGGTACGGGGCGCTTTAAGACGATGGGCGTGTCGCACAATCCGGGGAAGATTACTGTGGTGCGAATGCCGTTTTCCTGTTCTTCCTGGAATGTCCCGTGCGCCAGGCCAGACATGCCGTGTTTGGATGCCTGATAAGATACGCCGGAGACATCGGGCGATTGTACGCATCCAGAAGATAGATAGATGATCAGGCCCGATTGCTGTTTTCGCATGGTGGGCAATACTGCTTTTGTGCAGTTGAATGCGCCGGTCAGATTTGTGCCGATCATCATTTCCCACGTTTCGTGGGTCAATACTTCAAGGCTGCGGTCCGGGATGTTCGTTCCCGTGGCGTACACGAGAATATCGATTTGC
It encodes the following:
- a CDS encoding phytanoyl-CoA dioxygenase family protein, which encodes MSISKPQGTAHLTQAQVAQFVNDGFVIVPGLVDPGRVRAGLKELKHKTGIVPDESKTWPKDKNGMHVTQEGIAIDRTMCVSPKLKAIVRELAGPAVTNEPGLSPILRFPQPGPKKFEPGGAHIDGTRQGNGLTVYPTHFLLLVMAYLTDTNAHDGAFTVWPGSPRQVFSWAYTNNIDLGEKWRTTGSTGAPDIPLNDPIPVVAQAGDVAICHYLMVHASSANRGDHVRVGFHGWLRADPEYQYVPKTGPPQKDWTPLDWILRSDNLP
- a CDS encoding SDR family NAD(P)-dependent oxidoreductase — encoded protein: MHHALENKVAIIVGSSSGMGKATARSYAQAGASVVLAARSKDKLDNLSAEIGNRAIACPTDARDVEQVNHLIQTTLDKFGQIDILVYATGTNIPDRSLEVLTHETWEMMIGTNLTGAFNCTKAVLPTMRKQQSGLIIYLSSGCVQSPDVSGVSYQASKHGMSGLAHGTFQEEQENGIRTTVIFPGLCDTPIVLKRPVPTPPEVMAKALKPEDVADACLYVATTPSRARIPELILLPAGL